A genomic stretch from Cardiocondyla obscurior isolate alpha-2009 linkage group LG10, Cobs3.1, whole genome shotgun sequence includes:
- the LOC139106292 gene encoding uncharacterized protein isoform X1 — MPFAKQLRLDEVVSSFSELGPVAPDGGYSWLILLGVAFIQITVPSVLSMYGILRGFLGTDYSSFYFDLWTEVTLAPLFFVAFWSLSDPWTKAITNLASIPRLVGLIGVALLTTGVIASGYLATGGVGAYLAGLSAGAVMGIGASFVIIESEIVLRKHFKVRLPLALTLKNIAMSVGFVLIPAVTHYVLENINLETGLLLMTLVFVPTAVGTLTLSVPAPQRASPYRLLLADEDNELGIRLSPDKEPESDRRDNGTDNIGYDNGDNQDKNVAPLFNDANSIYTYQEPDEDIELFVSPVARVNGSKWKQEFQVARYFRFWAAVVAWTGMKAGTLFFWVLFPTLYLQRTEAYYRSDNWVLLLVIPGIGSFVPSIASYWSTYTTAQNRRIYFGASSWFSSIILLNVTYTYDYYWFLTWSLFGGMSISSMLICQDLTLFDVLGNQFAHRSHRLFSTVVGLCVLAFYFVQNENVCLRVVAMLQFLGGCYWIVPPVWEIVQAQRLREG, encoded by the exons ATGCCGTTCGCCAAGCAACTTCGTCTCGACGAGGTTGTCAGTTCGTTCTCGGAACTCGGACCGGTAGCTCCAGATGGTGGATACTCGTGGTTGATTCTCCTAGGTGTTGCCTTCATTCAG ATTACCGTGCCCAGTGTTCTGTCGATGTATGGCATATTGCGAGGATTTTTGGGCACGGACTACTCGTCGTTTTACTTCGATCTATGGACAGAGGTCACCCTGGCACCTCTATTCTTTGTCGCTTTTTGGAGTTTGtcag ATCCATGGACCAAGGCTATTACAAACTTGGCATCGATACCACGACTGGTCGGCTTAATCGGCGTGGCTCTTCTCACCACGGGTGTCATAGCTTCGGGATACCTGGCAACCGGCGGGGTGGGTGCTTATTTAGCCGGCCTAAGTGCCGGCGCAGTGATGGGTATAGGAGCGAGCTTCGTGATCATCGAAAGTGAAATCGTATTGCGGAAACACTTTAAGGTGAGACTGCCGTTGGCGCTTACCTTGAAAAACATCGCCATGTCCGTCGGCTTTGTTCTCATCCCGGCAGTTACGCATTATGTGCTCGAGAACATCAATCTTGAGACCGGACTTTTGCTGATGACGCTCGTTTTCGTTCCTACCGCCGTGGGCACCTTAACTTTGAGCGTCCCGGCTCCGCAACGAGCGTCTCCTTACAG ATTGCTTCTAGCTGATGAGGATAACGAATTGGGTATCCGTCTATCTCCGGATAAAGAACCGGAATCGGATCGGCGTGATAATGGTACGGATAACATTGGATATGATAATGGTGACAACCAGGACAAAAACGTAGCGCCTTTGTTCAACGATGCGAACAGTATCTACACGTATCAGGAACCGGATGAGGATATTGAGCTTTTCGTCAGTCCAGTTGCACGAGTAAATGGTAGTAAATGGAAGCAGGAGTTCCAGGTGGCTCGCTATTTCAGATTTTGGGCGGCCGTGGTGGCTTGGACCGGTATGAAAGCTGGCACGCTCTTCTTTTGGGTTCTGTTTCCCACCTTGTATTTGCAGCGAACGGAGGCGTATTACCGTTCGGACAACTGGGTGCTGTTGCTGGTGATACCCGGAATCGGTTCATTTGTACCGAGCATTGCTAGCTACTGGTCCACTTACACTACCGCTCAGAACAGACGAATATATTTTGGTGCTAGCTCCTGGTTCAGTAGCATCATTCTTTTAA ATGTAACTTACACGTATGACTATTATTGGTTTTTAACGTGGTCGCTGTTCGGTGGAATGAGCATTAGCAGTATGCTAATTTGTCAAGACCTGACTCTATTCGATGTGCTGGGAAATCAATTTGCGCATCGCTCGCACAGATTGTTCTCCACTGTCGTCGGTCTGTGTGTGTTGGCTTTCTACTTCGTACAGA ATGAGAACGTGTGCCTTCGCGTAGTCGCGATGCTGCAGTTCCTCGGCGGATGCTACTGGATTGTACCGCCTGTTTGGGAAATCGTACAGGCGCAGAGGCTAAGAGAGGGCTAA
- the LOC139106292 gene encoding uncharacterized protein isoform X2 gives MYGILRGFLGTDYSSFYFDLWTEVTLAPLFFVAFWSLSDPWTKAITNLASIPRLVGLIGVALLTTGVIASGYLATGGVGAYLAGLSAGAVMGIGASFVIIESEIVLRKHFKVRLPLALTLKNIAMSVGFVLIPAVTHYVLENINLETGLLLMTLVFVPTAVGTLTLSVPAPQRASPYRLLLADEDNELGIRLSPDKEPESDRRDNGTDNIGYDNGDNQDKNVAPLFNDANSIYTYQEPDEDIELFVSPVARVNGSKWKQEFQVARYFRFWAAVVAWTGMKAGTLFFWVLFPTLYLQRTEAYYRSDNWVLLLVIPGIGSFVPSIASYWSTYTTAQNRRIYFGASSWFSSIILLNVTYTYDYYWFLTWSLFGGMSISSMLICQDLTLFDVLGNQFAHRSHRLFSTVVGLCVLAFYFVQNENVCLRVVAMLQFLGGCYWIVPPVWEIVQAQRLREG, from the exons ATGTATGGCATATTGCGAGGATTTTTGGGCACGGACTACTCGTCGTTTTACTTCGATCTATGGACAGAGGTCACCCTGGCACCTCTATTCTTTGTCGCTTTTTGGAGTTTGtcag ATCCATGGACCAAGGCTATTACAAACTTGGCATCGATACCACGACTGGTCGGCTTAATCGGCGTGGCTCTTCTCACCACGGGTGTCATAGCTTCGGGATACCTGGCAACCGGCGGGGTGGGTGCTTATTTAGCCGGCCTAAGTGCCGGCGCAGTGATGGGTATAGGAGCGAGCTTCGTGATCATCGAAAGTGAAATCGTATTGCGGAAACACTTTAAGGTGAGACTGCCGTTGGCGCTTACCTTGAAAAACATCGCCATGTCCGTCGGCTTTGTTCTCATCCCGGCAGTTACGCATTATGTGCTCGAGAACATCAATCTTGAGACCGGACTTTTGCTGATGACGCTCGTTTTCGTTCCTACCGCCGTGGGCACCTTAACTTTGAGCGTCCCGGCTCCGCAACGAGCGTCTCCTTACAG ATTGCTTCTAGCTGATGAGGATAACGAATTGGGTATCCGTCTATCTCCGGATAAAGAACCGGAATCGGATCGGCGTGATAATGGTACGGATAACATTGGATATGATAATGGTGACAACCAGGACAAAAACGTAGCGCCTTTGTTCAACGATGCGAACAGTATCTACACGTATCAGGAACCGGATGAGGATATTGAGCTTTTCGTCAGTCCAGTTGCACGAGTAAATGGTAGTAAATGGAAGCAGGAGTTCCAGGTGGCTCGCTATTTCAGATTTTGGGCGGCCGTGGTGGCTTGGACCGGTATGAAAGCTGGCACGCTCTTCTTTTGGGTTCTGTTTCCCACCTTGTATTTGCAGCGAACGGAGGCGTATTACCGTTCGGACAACTGGGTGCTGTTGCTGGTGATACCCGGAATCGGTTCATTTGTACCGAGCATTGCTAGCTACTGGTCCACTTACACTACCGCTCAGAACAGACGAATATATTTTGGTGCTAGCTCCTGGTTCAGTAGCATCATTCTTTTAA ATGTAACTTACACGTATGACTATTATTGGTTTTTAACGTGGTCGCTGTTCGGTGGAATGAGCATTAGCAGTATGCTAATTTGTCAAGACCTGACTCTATTCGATGTGCTGGGAAATCAATTTGCGCATCGCTCGCACAGATTGTTCTCCACTGTCGTCGGTCTGTGTGTGTTGGCTTTCTACTTCGTACAGA ATGAGAACGTGTGCCTTCGCGTAGTCGCGATGCTGCAGTTCCTCGGCGGATGCTACTGGATTGTACCGCCTGTTTGGGAAATCGTACAGGCGCAGAGGCTAAGAGAGGGCTAA
- the LOC139106293 gene encoding phospholipase A2 inhibitor-like, whose translation MCISVCTEAKSTVSSKSFDRPTPAAMRTIVYCSTFLLLSTSIVESDNNCQDPNFHSLETPESSKLECGPAFKNRCHCHRTCYDGHNQYVVNCTGTGFLDTSPLAHLPNETQVLIFTGNELEELPWNVFGTLDSLPYLKVIDMSNNKIREIRGKAYHHVQHVERLILDFNELSLDPARSHPRVFSNFISLLELHLTDAFEDGPPRNLAATLHDIFVNSNLTQLIKLHLEQNEISKFRDVNVFCDLPKLLDLHLGDNKLNELHFNLSCLHNLRFLDLRRNEFARILERDLHTMDNLAKHERSLTVDFSGNPFECSCKLNPFIKWMNKTKVFVRNKADLWCYKDNASHHFHETKNCASKLLASTRRGTTVVLCFLSIVLVALVCALFYLQRAKLQKNIEPVFDSISKRVRYTSIANGDTREDV comes from the exons ATGTGCATAAGTGTATGCACAGAAGCCAAAAGCACAGTCTCCTCAAAGTCTTTTGATCGACCAACACCAGCCGCGATGAGGACCATCGTTTACTGTTCGACGTTCCTTTTATTATCGACGTCGATCGTGGAATCGGACAATAACTGCCAAGATCCGAATTTTCACTCTCTGGAGACGCCGGAATCATCCAAACTGGAGTGCGGCCCGGCCTTCAAGAACCGCTGCCACTGTCACAGAACGTGTTACGACGGGCACAATCAGTACGTTGTAAATTGCACTGGCACTGGATTCCTCGACACGTCGCCGCTAGCGCATTTGCCCAATGAGACACAA GTGCTCATTTTCACAGGAAACGAGCTGGAAGAACTGCCCTGGAACGTATTCGGCACCCTCGACAGCTTGCCGTATCTCAAGGTGATCGACATGTCGAACAATAAAATACGCGAGATACGCGGCAAGGCCTATCACCATGTGCAACACGTGGAGCGTCTTATACTCGATTTCAACGAGCTTTCGCTGGACCCTGCGAGGAGTCACCCGCGAGTATTCTCCAATTTTATTTCCCTCCTTGAATTACATTTAACCGACGCCTTCGAGGACGGCCCGCCGAGGAATTTGGCGGCAACGCTCCACGACATCTTTGTGAATAg CAATCTCACGCAGTTGATAAAGCTTCATCTCGAACAGAATGAAATCTCGAAGTTCCGGGACGTCAATGTATTCTGCGATCTACCGAAACTCTTAGATCTGCATCTTGGGGATAACAAACTGAACGAGCTGCATTTTAATCTGTCGTGTTTGCACAATTTGCGCTTCCTGGATCTACGACGGAACGAATTTGCGAGGATTCTCGAGCGCGATCTTCACACAATGGACAATCTCGCTAAGCACGAAAGATCTTTAACCGTGGACTTCTCTGGTAATCCGTTCGAATGCTCCTGTAAACTCAATCCATTCATCAAATGGATGAACAAGACGAAAGTGTTTGTTCGAAACAAGGCTGACTTATGGTGCTACAAAG ATAACGCAAGTCACCACTTCCACGAAACGAAAAACTGCGCTTCAAAGCTACTGGCTTCCACCCGGCGGGGAACGACAGTGGTGCTATGCTTCCTCTCGATAGTGCTGGTCGCCTTAGTGTGCGCTTTATTCTATTTGCAAAGAGCCAAACTCCAGAAGAATATTGAGCCGGTGTTCGACTCGATCAGCAAAAGAGTGCGGTATACTTCGATAGCGAACGGTGATACTCGCGAAGACGTCTGA